Proteins encoded by one window of Bradyrhizobium sp. B097:
- a CDS encoding DUF2160 domain-containing protein — MDSIAWMAWTWPTAIFFVLLASTLGMMTWLAIGYPEAERVGVLRIPTTRGDRLFVSLVLAAVIHLLWIGLVGTDPIFTLPIAEGVEISSLWLGTVISLLSAVVIFRTV, encoded by the coding sequence ATGGACAGCATCGCATGGATGGCATGGACCTGGCCCACCGCGATCTTCTTCGTGCTGCTTGCCTCTACACTCGGGATGATGACCTGGCTCGCGATCGGCTATCCCGAGGCGGAGCGGGTTGGCGTGCTGCGCATTCCGACCACGCGCGGCGATCGCCTGTTCGTTTCGCTGGTGCTGGCGGCGGTGATCCACCTGCTGTGGATCGGCCTCGTCGGCACCGATCCGATTTTCACCCTGCCGATCGCGGAGGGCGTCGAGATTTCGAGCCTGTGGCTCGGAACGGTAATTTCGCTTCTTTCAGCCGTGGTGATTTTTCGCACCGTCTGA
- a CDS encoding ABC transporter ATP-binding protein — protein MARIDLVDLAQSYSGNDAPLESFALKPVTMTWRQGGAYALLGPSGCGKTTLLNLISGIVTPSRGKILFDGQDITPLSTQKRNIAQVFQFPVIYDTMTVGQNLAFPLKNRGVAKAEVDARVRQIADLLDLTPYLNRKATRLTADAKQKISLGRGLVRSDVAAVLFDEPLTVIDPELKWQLRSKLKALHRELDLTMIYVTHDQTEALTFADTVVVMHDGRVVQSGTPAELFDKPAHTFVGYFIGSPGMNIVPAEVSGHEARIDGHVIGLHRNYGVLPAGKKIEIGVRPEFVDVAAPASGLLSATIERIDDLGRIQFARVRIGNTKLAARVPPGFSISGDTAGLIFNPANVHVYADSHLVEGVA, from the coding sequence ATGGCTCGCATTGACCTCGTCGATCTCGCGCAATCCTACAGCGGCAACGACGCGCCGCTGGAATCCTTTGCGCTGAAACCGGTCACCATGACCTGGCGGCAGGGCGGCGCCTATGCGCTGCTCGGGCCCTCCGGCTGCGGCAAGACCACGCTGCTGAATCTGATTTCCGGCATCGTGACGCCGTCGCGCGGCAAGATCCTGTTCGACGGCCAGGACATCACGCCGCTGTCGACGCAGAAGCGCAACATCGCGCAGGTGTTCCAGTTCCCGGTGATCTACGACACCATGACGGTCGGCCAGAACCTGGCCTTCCCGCTGAAGAACCGCGGCGTCGCCAAGGCCGAGGTCGATGCGCGGGTCAGGCAGATCGCCGATTTGCTCGATCTGACGCCGTACCTGAACCGCAAGGCGACGCGGCTCACCGCCGACGCCAAGCAGAAGATCTCGCTCGGCCGCGGCCTGGTGCGCTCCGACGTCGCCGCCGTGCTGTTCGACGAGCCGCTGACCGTGATCGATCCCGAGCTGAAATGGCAGCTGCGCTCCAAGCTGAAGGCGCTGCATCGTGAGCTCGACCTCACGATGATCTACGTCACCCACGACCAGACCGAGGCGCTGACCTTTGCCGATACCGTCGTCGTCATGCATGACGGCCGCGTGGTGCAGAGCGGCACGCCGGCCGAACTGTTCGACAAGCCGGCGCACACCTTCGTCGGCTATTTCATCGGCTCGCCCGGCATGAACATCGTGCCCGCCGAGGTCAGTGGCCACGAGGCGCGGATCGACGGCCATGTCATCGGCCTGCATCGAAACTATGGTGTCCTGCCGGCCGGCAAGAAGATCGAGATCGGCGTGCGGCCTGAATTTGTCGATGTCGCGGCGCCCGCGTCCGGGCTGCTGTCGGCCACCATCGAGCGGATCGACGATCTCGGCCGCATCCAGTTCGCCCGCGTCCGGATCGGCAACACCAAACTCGCGGCGCGTGTGCCGCCGGGCTTCTCGATCTCCGGCGATACCGCCGGCCTGATCTTCAATCCCGCCAACGTCCACGTCTATGCCGACAGCCATTTGGTCGAAGGGGTCGCCTGA
- a CDS encoding SDR family oxidoreductase — MPTTTHAPRAVDPSASLHAESLGLAKNHGRLADRRIIVVGAGQRTTVDEAPPIGNGRAMSVLFAREGAALACLDVNKAAADDTVAQITGEGGKAFTDVVDVSDVAAIAPAVERCAQELGGLDGLALNVGISSGLSLPKMTAEAWDRDYAVNVRSHMLFAQKALEVMAPGGAIILISSMASQRAGGRHPAYESSKAAQIALGRAIARAGEDKGIRCNVIAPGFMDTPMGRDASRRRSDRAVTVPFGRQGTGWEVAYAALFLISNESSYVNAHTLFLDAGHMGGIVRG, encoded by the coding sequence ATGCCGACCACAACCCACGCACCAAGAGCCGTCGATCCGTCCGCCTCGCTGCATGCGGAATCGCTGGGGCTTGCGAAGAACCACGGCCGCCTCGCCGACCGGCGCATCATCGTGGTCGGCGCGGGACAGCGCACCACCGTGGATGAAGCGCCGCCGATCGGCAACGGCCGCGCCATGAGCGTGCTGTTCGCGCGCGAAGGCGCCGCGCTCGCGTGCCTCGACGTCAACAAGGCCGCCGCCGACGATACCGTCGCGCAAATCACGGGTGAAGGCGGCAAGGCCTTCACCGACGTGGTCGATGTCTCCGACGTCGCGGCGATCGCCCCCGCGGTTGAACGCTGCGCGCAAGAACTCGGCGGGCTCGACGGGCTGGCGCTGAATGTCGGCATTTCCTCCGGCCTGTCGCTGCCCAAAATGACGGCAGAAGCCTGGGACCGCGACTACGCCGTCAACGTCCGCAGCCACATGCTGTTCGCGCAGAAGGCGCTCGAGGTGATGGCGCCGGGCGGCGCGATCATCCTGATCTCCTCGATGGCGAGCCAGCGCGCCGGCGGCCGCCACCCGGCCTATGAATCCTCCAAGGCAGCGCAGATCGCGCTGGGACGGGCGATCGCGCGGGCCGGCGAGGACAAGGGCATTCGCTGCAATGTCATCGCGCCCGGCTTCATGGACACGCCGATGGGCCGCGATGCCAGCCGCAGGCGATCGGACCGCGCCGTGACAGTGCCTTTCGGCCGCCAGGGTACCGGCTGGGAGGTCGCCTATGCCGCGCTGTTCCTGATTTCGAATGAATCCTCCTACGTGAACGCGCACACTTTGTTCCTCGATGCCGGCCACATGGGCGGAATTGTGCGCGGCTAG
- a CDS encoding tetratricopeptide repeat protein, with protein MSKDNAEDIVRRATVAFNGGRHGEAIELCERGLARQPGEPMLSHLLAAVLFAKGEIALARKHIETSLAQRPDNAAARLLAGRLARDGGEFDAALTHLDRAIALKPQREAFVEKARTLELAGRKVQAGEAWEAILKAIPEHQEANARLGRLAWEAGDLADAVSLLERAVASAAPASAWFDLGVAKQDLLDHDGAARAYRKALEIKPDYAEAALNLGITLQDSGEPDAAMQAFARAYALRPQLFGSIAMALTSAPHGRLWLDERALRAALGH; from the coding sequence ATGAGCAAGGACAACGCCGAGGATATCGTTCGACGCGCCACCGTCGCCTTCAATGGCGGCCGGCATGGCGAGGCGATCGAGCTCTGCGAACGCGGCCTTGCGCGCCAGCCCGGCGAGCCGATGCTGAGCCATCTGCTCGCCGCCGTGCTGTTCGCCAAAGGCGAGATCGCACTAGCCCGCAAGCATATCGAGACCAGCCTGGCGCAGCGCCCCGACAATGCGGCGGCGCGGCTGCTCGCGGGGCGCCTCGCCCGCGACGGCGGCGAATTCGATGCGGCACTGACGCATCTCGACCGCGCCATCGCGCTCAAGCCGCAACGCGAAGCCTTCGTCGAGAAGGCACGCACACTGGAGCTGGCTGGCCGCAAGGTGCAGGCCGGCGAGGCCTGGGAGGCGATCCTCAAGGCGATCCCGGAGCATCAGGAAGCCAATGCAAGGCTCGGCCGGCTCGCCTGGGAGGCCGGTGACCTCGCCGATGCTGTAAGCCTGCTCGAGCGCGCCGTTGCGAGTGCGGCACCGGCTTCGGCGTGGTTCGATCTCGGCGTCGCAAAGCAGGATTTGCTCGACCATGACGGTGCCGCACGCGCCTACCGCAAGGCGCTCGAGATCAAGCCGGATTACGCCGAAGCGGCGCTCAATCTGGGGATCACGCTGCAGGACAGCGGCGAGCCCGACGCCGCGATGCAGGCCTTCGCGCGCGCCTATGCCTTGCGTCCACAGCTGTTCGGATCGATCGCGATGGCGCTGACCTCGGCCCCGCACGGCCGGCTGTGGCTCGATGAGCGCGCGCTGCGTGCAGCGCTAGGTCACTAG
- a CDS encoding ABC transporter substrate-binding protein: protein MTSAVALVAASVTLVAPARADEAAAKKWIDSEFQPSTLSKDDQMKEMQWFIKAAAPFKGMEINVVSETLTTHEYESRTLAKAFEEITGIKVKHDIIQEGDVVEKIQTQMQSGKNVYDGWINDSDFIGTHFRYGQAVDLTDWMKGEAKDVTDPMLDVDDFIGKSFTTAPNGHLYQLPDQQFANLYWFRYDWFTNPDYKAKFKAKYGYDLGVPVNWSAYEDIAEFFTNDVKEVSGVRVYGHMDYGKKDPSLGWRFTDAWLSMAGNGDKGLPNGLPVDEWGIRMEGCRPVGSSVERGGDVNGPASVYSIVKYLDWMKKYAPPQAQGMTFSESGPVPSQGNIAQQIFWYTAFTADMVKPGLPVMNADGTPKWRMAPSPHGSYWKDGMKLGYQDVGSATLLKSTPVDRRKAAWLYLQFIVSKTTSLKKSHVGLTFIRESDIWDKSFTERAPKLGGLIEFYRSPARVQWTPTGNNVPDYPKLAQLWWQNIGDASSGAKTPQAAMDALAAAQDSVMERLEKSGVQGACGPKLNKKETAEFWYKKAEKDGTIAPQRKLANEKPKGETIDYDTLIKSWPATPPKRAEAK, encoded by the coding sequence ATGACCAGCGCGGTCGCGCTCGTCGCAGCATCGGTCACTCTTGTCGCGCCGGCCCGCGCCGACGAGGCGGCCGCGAAGAAGTGGATCGACAGCGAATTCCAGCCGTCGACCCTCTCCAAGGACGACCAGATGAAGGAGATGCAGTGGTTCATCAAGGCCGCTGCCCCCTTCAAGGGCATGGAGATCAACGTCGTCTCCGAAACCCTGACCACCCACGAATATGAGTCCCGCACGCTCGCCAAGGCGTTCGAGGAGATCACCGGCATCAAGGTCAAGCACGACATCATCCAGGAAGGTGACGTCGTCGAGAAGATCCAGACCCAGATGCAGTCCGGCAAGAACGTCTATGACGGCTGGATCAACGACTCCGACTTCATCGGCACCCACTTCCGCTATGGCCAGGCCGTCGACCTGACCGACTGGATGAAGGGCGAAGCCAAGGACGTCACCGATCCGATGCTCGACGTCGACGACTTCATCGGCAAGTCGTTCACCACGGCGCCGAACGGTCACCTCTATCAGCTGCCCGACCAGCAGTTCGCGAACCTCTACTGGTTCCGCTACGACTGGTTTACCAACCCGGACTACAAGGCCAAGTTCAAGGCCAAGTACGGCTACGATCTCGGCGTTCCCGTGAACTGGTCGGCCTATGAGGACATCGCCGAGTTCTTCACCAACGACGTCAAGGAAGTCAGCGGCGTCCGCGTCTATGGTCACATGGACTACGGCAAGAAGGATCCCTCGCTCGGCTGGCGTTTCACCGACGCATGGCTGTCGATGGCCGGCAACGGCGACAAGGGTCTCCCGAACGGCCTGCCGGTCGACGAATGGGGCATCCGCATGGAAGGCTGCCGTCCGGTCGGCTCGTCGGTCGAACGTGGCGGCGACGTCAATGGTCCGGCGTCGGTCTATTCGATCGTCAAGTATCTCGACTGGATGAAGAAGTATGCTCCGCCGCAGGCACAGGGCATGACCTTCTCCGAGTCGGGTCCGGTGCCGTCGCAGGGCAACATCGCCCAGCAGATCTTCTGGTACACCGCTTTCACCGCCGACATGGTGAAGCCCGGTCTGCCCGTGATGAACGCGGACGGTACGCCGAAGTGGCGTATGGCTCCGTCGCCGCACGGCTCGTACTGGAAGGACGGCATGAAGCTCGGCTACCAGGACGTGGGTTCGGCGACGCTTCTGAAGTCGACCCCGGTCGACCGCCGCAAGGCGGCCTGGCTCTATCTGCAGTTCATCGTCTCCAAGACGACGAGCCTGAAGAAGAGCCATGTCGGTCTCACCTTCATCCGTGAATCCGACATCTGGGACAAGTCGTTCACCGAGCGCGCGCCGAAGCTCGGTGGCCTGATCGAGTTCTACCGCTCGCCCGCGCGCGTGCAGTGGACCCCGACCGGCAACAACGTGCCTGACTATCCGAAGCTCGCTCAGCTCTGGTGGCAGAACATCGGCGATGCGTCGTCCGGTGCGAAGACGCCGCAAGCTGCGATGGACGCGCTCGCCGCGGCCCAGGATTCGGTGATGGAGCGTCTTGAGAAGTCCGGTGTGCAGGGTGCCTGCGGACCGAAGCTGAACAAGAAGGAAACCGCCGAGTTCTGGTACAAGAAGGCCGAGAAGGACGGCACCATCGCTCCGCAGCGCAAGCTTGCGAACGAGAAGCCGAAGGGCGAAACGATCGACTACGACACGCTGATCAAGTCGTGGCCGGCGACCCCGCCGAAGCGCGCCGAAGCCAAGTAA
- a CDS encoding carbohydrate ABC transporter permease, whose product MHSIPGRRLIMALFLIFLLLPIYWLVNMSFKTNAEIVSTMTLWPHTPTLQHYRRIFTDESWYSGYINSLEYVVINTVISIAVALPAAYAFSRYRFLGDKHLFFWLLSNRMAPAAVYALPFFNLYSAIGLFDTPWAVALAHCIFNVPLAVWILEGFVSGVPREIDETAFLDGYSFPRFFIKILVPLIASGIGVAAFFCFMFSWVELLLARTLTSVAAKPISAVMTRTVSAAGMDWGLLAAAGVLTIIPGALVIWFVRNYIARGFALGRV is encoded by the coding sequence ATGCATTCGATTCCCGGCCGCCGCCTGATCATGGCGCTGTTCCTGATCTTCCTGCTGTTGCCGATCTACTGGCTCGTCAACATGAGCTTCAAGACCAACGCCGAGATCGTCTCGACGATGACGCTGTGGCCGCATACACCGACGCTGCAGCACTACCGGCGCATCTTCACCGACGAGAGCTGGTACTCGGGCTACATCAACTCACTGGAATATGTCGTCATCAACACCGTGATCTCGATCGCGGTGGCGTTGCCGGCGGCCTATGCGTTCTCGCGCTACCGCTTCCTCGGCGACAAGCACCTGTTCTTCTGGCTGCTGTCGAACCGCATGGCGCCGGCGGCGGTCTATGCGCTGCCGTTCTTCAACCTGTACTCGGCGATCGGCCTGTTCGATACGCCATGGGCGGTCGCGCTGGCGCACTGCATCTTCAACGTGCCGCTGGCGGTGTGGATCCTCGAAGGCTTCGTCTCCGGCGTGCCGCGCGAGATCGACGAGACCGCCTTCCTCGACGGCTATTCGTTCCCGCGCTTCTTCATCAAGATCCTGGTGCCGCTGATCGCGAGTGGCATCGGCGTCGCCGCATTCTTCTGCTTCATGTTCTCCTGGGTCGAGCTGCTGCTCGCGCGCACGCTGACCTCGGTTGCCGCCAAGCCGATCTCCGCGGTGATGACGCGGACGGTATCGGCCGCCGGCATGGACTGGGGCCTGCTTGCCGCGGCCGGCGTGCTCACCATCATCCCGGGCGCACTGGTGATCTGGTTCGTCCGCAACTACATCGCGCGCGGCTTCGCGCTCGGCCGGGTCTAG
- a CDS encoding DUF1993 domain-containing protein, with amino-acid sequence MSFYDAVVPAYLQILNSLTGELTKAEAHCEAKKIAPEVLLGSRLYADMLPLTKQVQLVCDHAARGCARLTHSEVPSTPDTEKSFGELKQRLAKTIDYVKSFKPEQFDGADAKDVTFPIGAERTMTLKGQQFVSAFSLPNFYFHAVTAHGILRHNGVEIGKRDFLGVS; translated from the coding sequence ATGTCCTTTTATGACGCCGTCGTCCCCGCGTACTTGCAGATCCTCAACAGCCTCACCGGCGAGCTGACCAAGGCCGAGGCGCATTGCGAAGCGAAGAAGATCGCGCCCGAGGTGCTGCTGGGATCGCGGCTCTATGCCGACATGCTGCCGCTGACCAAGCAGGTGCAGCTGGTCTGCGATCACGCCGCAAGAGGCTGTGCGCGGCTGACCCATAGCGAGGTGCCGTCGACGCCCGACACCGAGAAGAGCTTCGGCGAACTGAAGCAGCGGCTGGCGAAGACGATCGACTATGTGAAATCGTTCAAGCCGGAGCAGTTCGACGGCGCCGACGCCAAGGACGTCACCTTCCCGATCGGCGCCGAGCGCACCATGACCCTGAAGGGCCAGCAATTCGTCAGCGCCTTCTCGCTCCCGAACTTCTACTTCCATGCCGTCACCGCGCACGGCATCCTGCGCCACAACGGTGTCGAGATCGGCAAGCGCGATTTCCTCGGCGTCAGCTGA
- a CDS encoding lytic murein transglycosylase, with amino-acid sequence MPASALRAPIMFAAIAGALALSSLGQAQQPLPNPAGPAPVRARPATTASPRAASCHNGQNFDRFLAELKQKAVAAGVSQRTIAETAPYLVYDQGIVNRDRGQRVFGQIFTQFAGRMAANYRMQQGQQYIRTYAAAFARAEKEYGVPPAVIAAFWGLESDFGVQMGNLPTLKSLVSLAYDCRRSEMFQGETIAALKIIERGDLTPDEMIGSWAGELGQTQFLPTHYFNYAVDYDGDGHRNLLQSGPDVIGSTANYIANGLKWRRGEPWLQEVRVPQAANFPWDQADLTVKLPRSKWAALGVTLTDGKALPNDEMAASLLLPMGRMGPAFLAYPNFAAYTEWNNSLIYSTTAGYLAGRIAGAPPMQRPHAPVAQLPFGEIKELQTLLARAGYDVGKIDGVLGQASRSAVKAMQIKYGLPADSWPTAELLARMRGGGRTQPAADAAMPPTR; translated from the coding sequence ATGCCAGCATCCGCCCTCCGCGCCCCGATCATGTTCGCAGCGATCGCGGGGGCGCTGGCGCTCTCATCGCTGGGTCAGGCGCAGCAGCCGCTGCCCAATCCCGCAGGGCCGGCCCCGGTCAGGGCGCGCCCGGCCACCACAGCATCGCCAAGGGCTGCGTCCTGCCACAACGGGCAGAACTTCGATCGCTTCCTCGCCGAGCTGAAGCAGAAGGCGGTCGCCGCCGGCGTCTCGCAGCGTACGATCGCAGAGACCGCGCCCTATCTGGTTTACGACCAGGGCATCGTCAACCGCGACCGCGGCCAGCGCGTGTTCGGGCAGATCTTCACCCAGTTCGCCGGCCGCATGGCTGCGAACTACCGGATGCAGCAGGGCCAGCAATACATCCGAACCTACGCGGCCGCGTTCGCGCGCGCCGAGAAGGAGTATGGCGTGCCGCCGGCGGTGATCGCCGCGTTCTGGGGACTAGAGAGCGATTTCGGCGTCCAGATGGGCAATCTGCCGACGCTGAAATCGCTGGTGTCGCTGGCCTATGATTGCCGCCGCTCGGAAATGTTCCAGGGCGAGACCATCGCGGCGCTGAAGATCATCGAGCGCGGCGACCTGACGCCCGACGAGATGATCGGCTCATGGGCCGGCGAGCTCGGCCAGACGCAATTTTTGCCGACGCACTATTTCAACTATGCCGTCGACTATGACGGCGACGGCCATCGCAATCTCCTGCAGAGCGGCCCCGACGTGATCGGCTCGACCGCAAATTACATCGCCAACGGATTGAAGTGGCGCCGCGGCGAGCCGTGGCTGCAGGAGGTGCGCGTGCCGCAGGCCGCGAACTTTCCGTGGGACCAGGCCGACCTCACTGTCAAGCTGCCGCGCTCGAAATGGGCAGCGCTCGGCGTCACCTTGACCGACGGCAAGGCTCTGCCGAATGACGAGATGGCGGCCTCGCTGCTGCTGCCGATGGGCCGAATGGGACCAGCCTTCCTCGCTTATCCAAACTTCGCCGCCTACACCGAGTGGAATAACTCGCTGATCTATTCGACCACTGCCGGCTATCTCGCCGGCCGCATCGCGGGCGCACCGCCGATGCAGCGGCCGCACGCGCCGGTCGCGCAACTGCCGTTTGGCGAGATCAAGGAGCTGCAAACTCTTCTCGCGCGCGCCGGCTACGACGTCGGCAAGATCGACGGCGTGCTCGGCCAGGCGAGCCGCAGCGCGGTGAAAGCGATGCAGATAAAATACGGCCTGCCGGCGGACTCCTGGCCGACCGCGGAGCTCTTGGCGCGGATGCGCGGCGGTGGCCGCACGCAGCCGGCCGCGGACGCCGCGATGCCGCCGACGCGGTAG
- a CDS encoding sugar ABC transporter permease translates to MDKTINQKAWFLVLPVFLVVAFSAVLPLMTVVNYSMQDTFGNNQFFWNGVGWFKELLDPSTDLGGRFLASLGRNLFFSAVILAIEVPLGIIVALSMPREGWSVAACLVTLALPLLIPWNVVGTIWQIFGRPDIGLLGYTLNHLGFNYNYVSNDVDAWVTVIVMDVWHWTSLVALLCYAGLKSIPDAYYQAAQIDGASRWAVFKAIQLPKMNRVLLIAVLLRFMDSFMIYTEPFVVTGGGPGNSTTFVSIELVKIALGQFDLGKAAALSLAYNLIILIVCWVFYTVMTNAGTERPVKEGAA, encoded by the coding sequence ATGGACAAGACCATCAACCAAAAAGCCTGGTTCCTGGTGCTGCCGGTGTTCCTGGTGGTGGCGTTCTCGGCGGTGCTGCCGCTGATGACCGTCGTGAACTATTCGATGCAGGACACTTTCGGCAACAACCAGTTCTTCTGGAACGGCGTCGGCTGGTTCAAGGAGCTGCTCGATCCCTCGACCGATCTCGGCGGCCGCTTCCTGGCCTCGCTCGGCCGCAACCTGTTCTTCTCCGCGGTGATCCTTGCGATCGAGGTGCCGCTCGGCATCATCGTCGCGCTGTCGATGCCGCGCGAGGGCTGGAGCGTCGCGGCCTGCCTCGTCACCCTCGCATTGCCGCTGCTGATTCCGTGGAACGTGGTCGGCACCATCTGGCAGATCTTCGGCCGGCCCGATATCGGCCTGCTCGGCTATACGCTGAACCACCTTGGCTTCAACTACAACTACGTCTCCAACGACGTCGACGCCTGGGTCACTGTCATCGTGATGGACGTCTGGCATTGGACGAGCCTCGTCGCGCTGCTCTGCTACGCGGGCCTGAAGTCGATCCCCGACGCCTATTACCAGGCGGCGCAGATCGACGGCGCCTCGCGCTGGGCGGTGTTCAAGGCGATCCAGCTGCCGAAGATGAACCGCGTGCTGCTGATCGCGGTGCTGCTGCGCTTCATGGATAGCTTCATGATCTACACCGAGCCGTTCGTGGTCACCGGCGGCGGCCCCGGCAACTCGACGACCTTCGTCTCGATCGAGCTCGTCAAGATCGCGCTCGGCCAGTTCGACCTCGGCAAGGCAGCCGCGCTGTCGCTGGCCTACAATCTCATCATCCTGATCGTGTGCTGGGTGTTCTACACCGTGATGACCAATGCCGGCACCGAGCGTCCGGTCAAGGAGGGAGCGGCATGA
- a CDS encoding ABC transporter ATP-binding protein: MSVTLQNVTRTVDGIQTIRNVSLTLERGTLSVLLGPTLSGKTSIMRLLAGLDKPTTGRVLVDGRDVTGADVRQRSVAMVYQQFINYPSLTVYENIASPLRVQGKPKAEIEQRVAEAASLLRLEPYLKRTPLQLSGGQQQRTAIARALVKGADLVLLDEPLANLDYKLREELRAELPRIFEASGAIFVYATTEPSEALLLGGDTVCMWEGQALQTGATPKVYRHPDTLRVAQVFSDPPLNIIGIQKKGDRVVYAGGEQAPAAGLYANLPDGTYKIGFRAHQLEVGSVVPGRHKFSATVTVTEITGSESFVHVHVHDSNWVAVLHGVHEYEPGQVLEAALDPENIFVFDAADRLVASPATAFASELYGSSLAARVSASKSN, translated from the coding sequence ATGAGCGTTACACTGCAGAACGTCACGCGAACCGTGGATGGCATTCAGACCATCCGCAATGTTTCGCTGACGCTGGAGCGTGGCACGCTCAGCGTGCTGCTCGGGCCCACGCTGTCTGGCAAGACCTCGATCATGCGGCTGCTCGCCGGCCTCGACAAGCCGACCACCGGCCGCGTGCTGGTCGACGGCAGGGACGTCACCGGCGCCGACGTGCGGCAACGCTCGGTGGCGATGGTCTATCAGCAGTTCATCAACTATCCCTCGCTGACGGTCTACGAGAACATCGCCTCGCCGCTGCGGGTGCAGGGCAAGCCGAAGGCCGAGATCGAGCAGCGGGTGGCCGAGGCGGCCAGCCTGTTGCGGCTCGAGCCCTATCTGAAGCGGACGCCGCTGCAGCTTTCCGGCGGCCAGCAGCAGCGCACCGCGATTGCCCGCGCGCTGGTCAAGGGCGCCGACCTCGTGCTGCTCGACGAGCCGCTCGCCAACCTCGATTACAAGCTGCGCGAGGAACTGCGCGCCGAACTGCCGCGGATCTTCGAGGCCTCGGGTGCGATCTTCGTCTATGCCACCACCGAGCCGTCGGAAGCGCTGCTGCTCGGCGGCGACACGGTGTGCATGTGGGAAGGCCAGGCGCTGCAGACCGGCGCGACGCCGAAGGTCTACCGCCATCCCGACACGCTGCGGGTCGCGCAGGTGTTCTCCGATCCGCCGCTCAACATCATCGGCATCCAGAAGAAGGGCGACCGGGTGGTCTATGCCGGCGGCGAGCAGGCGCCCGCGGCGGGGCTGTACGCCAATCTGCCTGACGGCACGTACAAGATCGGCTTCCGGGCGCATCAACTCGAGGTCGGGAGCGTCGTGCCCGGCCGCCACAAATTCTCCGCCACCGTGACGGTGACCGAGATCACCGGGTCGGAGAGCTTCGTGCACGTTCATGTCCACGATTCGAACTGGGTCGCGGTGCTGCATGGCGTGCACGAATATGAACCCGGGCAGGTGCTCGAGGCCGCGCTCGATCCCGAGAATATCTTTGTGTTTGACGCCGCCGACCGCCTGGTCGCGTCGCCCGCGACCGCGTTTGCAAGCGAATTGTATGGCAGTTCGCTGGCGGCACGCGTGTCAGCCAGCAAGAGCAATTGA
- a CDS encoding alkene reductase: MSHPTKLLEPYKLGPLTLPNRFVMAPLTRNRAVPPGMVPSPLAVDYYGQRASAGLLITEASQVSQQGQGYQDTPGIYSKEQVAAWRKVTDRVHERGGHIFIQLWHVGRISHTSLQPNGGAPVAPSAIRAKGKTFVNGTFADVSEPRALDLSEIPGIIEDFKRGTANALAAGFDGVEIHGANGYLLDQFAKDGTNKRTDAYGGSIEKRAQLMLEVSKVVAKEAGAERTGIRISPVTPANDVSDSNPQPLFDYIVDQLNALKLTYIHVIEGATGGPRDIAPFDYASLRKRFKQAYVANNGYDFALAEKVLEAGAADLIAFGKPFISNPDLVERLKAGAPLNDWDKATFYGGGAKGYTDYPTLKATEAAE, from the coding sequence ATGAGCCACCCGACCAAACTTCTCGAGCCCTACAAGCTTGGCCCGCTGACGCTGCCGAACCGATTCGTGATGGCGCCGCTGACGCGCAACCGCGCGGTGCCGCCCGGCATGGTGCCAAGCCCGCTCGCGGTGGACTATTACGGCCAGCGCGCTTCTGCCGGCCTTCTGATCACCGAGGCGAGCCAGGTCTCGCAGCAGGGCCAGGGCTATCAGGACACCCCCGGCATCTATTCGAAGGAGCAGGTCGCGGCCTGGCGCAAGGTCACCGATCGCGTGCATGAGCGCGGTGGCCACATCTTCATCCAGCTCTGGCATGTCGGCCGCATCTCGCACACCTCGCTGCAGCCGAACGGCGGCGCGCCGGTGGCGCCGAGCGCAATCCGCGCCAAGGGCAAGACCTTCGTGAACGGCACCTTCGCCGACGTGTCCGAGCCCCGCGCGCTCGACCTGTCGGAGATCCCCGGGATCATCGAGGATTTCAAGCGCGGCACCGCGAATGCGCTGGCGGCCGGGTTCGACGGCGTCGAGATCCATGGCGCCAACGGCTATTTGCTCGACCAGTTCGCGAAGGACGGCACCAACAAGCGCACCGACGCCTATGGCGGTTCGATCGAGAAACGCGCCCAGCTGATGCTGGAGGTCTCCAAGGTCGTCGCCAAGGAGGCCGGCGCCGAGCGTACCGGCATCCGCATCTCGCCGGTGACGCCGGCCAACGACGTCTCCGACAGCAATCCGCAACCGCTGTTCGACTACATCGTCGACCAGCTCAATGCGCTCAAGCTGACCTATATCCACGTCATCGAGGGCGCGACCGGCGGCCCGCGCGACATCGCACCGTTCGACTACGCCTCGCTGCGCAAGCGCTTCAAGCAGGCCTATGTCGCCAACAACGGCTACGACTTCGCGCTGGCGGAGAAGGTGCTGGAGGCCGGTGCTGCCGACCTGATCGCGTTCGGCAAGCCGTTCATCTCCAATCCCGATCTGGTCGAGCGGCTCAAGGCCGGCGCCCCGCTCAACGACTGGGACAAGGCGACCTTCTACGGCGGCGGCGCCAAGGGCTACACGGATTATCCGACGCTGAAGGCGACCGAAGCGGCGGAGTAA